A stretch of Henckelia pumila isolate YLH828 chromosome 4, ASM3356847v2, whole genome shotgun sequence DNA encodes these proteins:
- the LOC140865372 gene encoding transcription factor bHLH148-like, translating into MSSSLLSPDPAVNPDRSATSSRRRRKKKIQREEESLGNLSQQKNLPIQWKSDSQQQIYSSKLLQALRQVQPAQKSAPRRVREAADRVLAATAKGRSRWSRAMLTNRLKIKFMKKHSVAKRQQSIVTTITRSTKKSKVRILRLSLPSVQRKTRVLSRLVPGCRKQPLPVVLEEATDYIAALEMQVRAMTALAELHSVSGSSSSSGGHSHPSSSQPPAS; encoded by the exons ATGTCTTCGTCTCTGTTATCGCCAGATCCAGCTGTAAATCCCGACAGATCAGCCACCAGCAGCaggaggaggaggaagaagaaaaTTCAAAGGGAAGAAGAAAGCCTCGGCAATCTCTCTCAGCAGAAAAATCTGCCTATTCAATGGAAATCCGACTCTCAGCAGCAAATCTACTCCTCGAAACTGCTACAGGCGCTGCGCCAAGTCCAGCCGGCTCAGAAATCCGCTCCGAGGCGCGTGCGGGAAGCCGCGGACCGAGTCCTGGCCGCCACAGCCAAAGGCCGGTCGAGGTGGAGCCGGGCCATGCTCACGAACCGGCTGAAAATAAAGTTCATGAAGAAGCACAGCGTCGCGAAGCGGCAGCAATCGATCGTCACCACCATCACCCGGTCGACGAAGAAATCCAAGGTCAGAATATTGCGTCTGAGTTTGCCGTCTGTTCAGCGCAAGACGCGCGTTTTGAGCCGCCTAGTTCCAGGTTGCCGGAAACAACCGCTGCCGGTGGTGTTGGAGGAGGCCACTGATTACATCGCCGCTCTGGAAATGCAG GTACGAGCAATGACGGCTTTAGCAGAGTTGCATTCTGTTTCTGGTTCGTCTTCCTCCAGCGGCGGCCATAGCCATCCCTCCTCAAGCCAGCCTCCCGCTAGTTag